The sequence CAATGCTGCATTCCCAGAGTATAGATTTTATTCCCTGCACTTTATCCTATTGGCATCTGATATTCCTTAGGGCCCCAAAGGACAGTGGATCCAAGAAAGGTCATGTACCcttgaggaagggaaggaagagaagccaaGGTGAGCCCAATTATACCTGGGGGGAAATACAGATGCCAGCCCTTCAGCTGATCCTGAGTACAAAAAATATACAGTTGAGAATAACTCCCTGAAGTCAGGACTGGGAGTATGGCCAACCCAAGTAATTGGCTCACTTGGGCCTGACAAAGAAGTCAGTAAAGACCTGGCTTCAGGTCCAGCCATTAATGGCTCCTCCAGGATAGAGAATATGATTTTCCTTCTGGTTCTTCTGACAGCAGTACCAGAGCTCTTCAAATAGTCAAGGTCAAGCATGAAGTATGGGTGTCAGGCAGAGCTGAACACAGCAGATCTCCCTAGAGATGGGTGGGTACAGGTAAGCCTTCCTTCAAGGACCAGGTCGGTCAAGGGCTCTTCTTGGAGTTCAGATGTTCTCCTAGACCAAGTTTGGCAAGGTTTGGAGGGACACCTCATTGTATTCCTGCATCCACACTGGTAATATCTCATCAGTTTCTCTCTTCCCtagcctcaatttcctttttctacatCATAAGTGAGATGGGAGAccacaaaaagattgagattacCAGTTTTCCAAATCTTCCCTCTAAAACTTTCTGTGTCAGAAAGGTTCCAAACCCTGCAGCCTCCACAGGACAGATAATTCCTCCAAATTGGACTCTCCTCTGATTAACTCAGGGAAGACTTGCCTCAATGGAACATTCATTAAGCAGAGCACATCAGTGTATACTACTTACTTAGGGCAACTTTATGGGTGCAAAAGGCCTGGAGGAGTGGATTCCTATTCTTGGGCACTCAAATGATTAGCAGGGTGATGTACCTGACGAAGTCCTAGAGGGAATGGTTGGGATGGAGCCTGTGGGCTGATCATGAGCCACCAGGTTCTCTGATGCCTTGCAGTCAAGAGCCAGTGTGCCATCTCTTCTTCCTCAGTAGTTTCCAAAAGTTCTATGGGAATCCAACGGGCCATTccacctctcctccctcttctttcaaATCCTCTTCACCAGCACCAAACACTCCACTTTGTCCTGAAATGGAGTTTCTAATGAAAGCGGTTTTAGTGTAGAGTGTGAGTAGATGTGGAATCCAATGGAAACTCCAGGAGTAATAAACTTTCTGATATTCTTGTATTCATATTTCCATCCAATTATCCAAAAGTACAGGTGAATAGCTAAATCTGGATATGCATTGGGCTTATGCCTGTACATAGTGAGCAGTTTCTGGCCAGAAGGACCTTGCAGATTAAACTGGGAAATTCTGGTATCAATAGCTAATTAAAACATACTGAATaaccagtattttaaaaagtacccaGGGATAAGCCTATTTGGAAACATCACAGAGGAAACGTATCTGAGTTTTGACAATGGGAAGGAAGAAGTTTGCTAGGTAGAAGAGGTGGCATGAATAAACCCAGATGATGTTATATGCAGAGACATTAGAGCAGAGATTGGCCAACTACAACCCATGGGCGAAATCCAACTAGTCCCCTGTTTTACATGGCACAGAGCTAAAATGgacttttacattgttttttttttttttgacttttacattgtttttaaacatttcatttatttatttgacagagatagagcataagcagggggagttgtaggcagagggagagggagaagcaagttccctgcagagcagggagtctatgtggggcttggtcccaggaccctggaatcatgacctacattcaaggcagactcttaaccccctaagccactcagatgcccctagacatttacatttattaagtggtgaaataaacaaagaatagCGTATAACAtctgaaaattacatgaaattcaaattttgatgactataaatctattttattagAACTCAGGTATGTTCATTTGTTTGGGTATTGCAAATATTAGTATGCCCAATGCTTTTTTGTTTACTTGCAGATTAGATATTttaggcatgtgtgtgtgtgtgtgtgtgggtgcgcGTGCATTTGTTTAGATATTGAGCAGCTGCCACAGAGAACGCATgatccacaaagcctaaaatattttatatctggccctttacagaaaaactttGTTGACCTCTGGTGTAGAACCATGAAGCAAAGTAGTTATCAATAAATGATAAGAGACTCAGCATTGGTGGAGATCAAGGTACCTGGATGATGAGGAGGTAAAAGGTAAGACCTAAGAACTGTTCTGTATTTGTATTGTGTGTCTTGCTGAAAATCCAACTgttgctttttagaaaaaaatatgttgatttaCAGCCAAATCTATACTATCCCTCTCCTTAGCATTGAGCTTTatgattattttcacttttctaagTTTGATGGGAAAAACTGAATTTCTTTGTTATTCAcagaattgtttaatttttatttctttctactaCTGGGAAAATTGAATTACTTTatatgcttcttccttttttattttttactttttaataataaatttattttttattggtgttcaatttgccaagatacagaataacacccagtgctcatcctgttaagtgcccccctcagtgcccgtcacccattcacccccaccccctgccctcctcctcttccaccacccctagttcatttcccagagttaaaaaagattttatttatttattcatgagagacacagaaaaagagaggcagagacacaggcagtgatagaagcaggctctatgtagggagcccgatgtgggactcaatcctggaactccagggtcatgccctgagcctaaggcagtcttaaccactgagccacccaggcatccctatatgcTTCTTCCTTATTGGCATTATTGGCAAACTGAATCTTTGTGGCCTCTAGTTTTTGTGGCCagcaataatgtttttttttaagattttatttatttattcatgagagataacagagagagagagagaagcagagacataggcagagggagaagcaggctccatgcagggagctggaggtgggactaaatcctgggactctaggatcacgccctgagctgaaggcagacgtttaaccactgagccacccaggcatcctgagataatgtttttctttaatgaggTGTATGACATCTTTACAAATCActagaagtttttaatttgttgttgaATAACTACAAATAGCATTCCaagtttatcatttgtttttttattttttttatttttaaaatttttttaataaattaattttttattggtgttcaatttaccaacatacagaataacacccagtgctcatcccttccagtgtccccctcagtgcccgtcacccattcacccccaccccccaccctcctccccttccaccacccctagttagtttcccagggttaggagtctttatattctgtctccctttctgatatttcccacacatttcttctcccttcccttatattccctttcactattatttatattccccaaatgaatgagaacatacactgtccttctcagattgacttacttcactcagcataataccctccagttccatccacattgaagcaaatggtgggtattgtatttaaacattttaagagttcattttgagttacaggggcacttgggtggttcatttgggagaccatgtgactcttgatcttgggttcataatttcaaaccccatgttgggcatagagtgtacttcaaaaaaaaaaagaaagaaagaaagaaacctaaagaAAGAGTTGTTTGAGTCACAAAAGTATTGTATTCTCAATCATATATGTGTTTATCTCCATACAAAATAATACATCATCAAGATGAATAATGTggaatacatgaaataaaaagaagaaatttgataCACTTATCACAGACTAAGATTGTGACATTTATATGAATACTGCTTCAGTTTTTCTATGTATggatataatgtaatattttaaagtaaatatcttCCCACTGAACATACTATTTTGTAAATTACACCATCTACCTAGCTAAGTATATTGAATATTTCTCATTCTCACTGCAGAACTCCATAGCAGAGATAGAACACTATTTAactaagttttaattttcattctttttgttcatttgtttcctgCTACATTACCATAAAGTTGAGAGGAGCATTCTGTTAAATACAATTTGCACTCaaacttaatataaaattatagatttgGTATTGTGCAAATATCTTTGATATATTTTGTGAAGTCTATGTGTCGTTTTGGCTTATCATGTATATTtcccttcactttttaaaaaagattttatttatctttttgagagagagagtgagaaagagcatgagtggggaggagaggcaaagggagacaaagagggagaggcagactccctgctaagtagggagcctgacttgtgtttccatccagggactctgggatcatgacccgagcagaaggcatacacttaaccaactcagctacccatgtgccccttCCTTCACTTTTAACATAAATGagtaccataatttttaaaaatctgatttatttactttataaaaaactAGATTagttaataaatttaaaacttctactcTGTGAGACACTGTTAATGTGATGAAAATACAAgatacagactgggagaaatatttgcaaaacacatatgtgacaaaggatttgtatccaaaatatgcaaagaacacCTTAGAATTCAACAATAACAAATGAACTCAGTAAAAAAATGGCGGAACATCTGTATAGACATCTCAAACAAAGATGATGTATCAATGGCAAgtaacatatgaaaagatgatcaacctCACTTGTCactagaaaatttcaaattaaaaccagaatgagatacaTTGataagaatggccaaaatccaaaaccaaaagccaaaaaccaaccagccaaacaaacaaaaaacctgacaAAGTATGAAgcagcaggaactctcattcattgatAGTGAAAGTGCAAAATTAACCACTTTGGGACATGGTTTAGCAGTTTTTCTACAGAAATAAACATAAtgttaccatatgattcagcaatcacaTCCCTATCATTTGCCTAATTGattaaaaacatatgtctacacaaatCCTGGActcaaatgtttatagaagttATATTTATAATCACCCCAAACTAGAAGAAAGTACAAGTTACAAGATGAAGAGGTAAATTAATGTGGTACATCTATTcaatgataaagagaaatgagTTATCAAAGAATtatatgacatggatgaacctagaatcttatttttttagaaagttttaaatttatttcttctctgagagagagagggcaagaggggCACAAACTGGGCAGgtagggtggggcagaggaagaagcaagctccccactgcaGAGGAGACCCCCCTccaggacatggggctcaatctcaggatcccaggatgatgacctgagctgaaggcagatgcttaacccactgagccacccagacacccataaaatcttatgtttttaagtttgagtatagttgacacacaatgctatGTTAGGTTGAGGGCTACAAGTTAGTGACTTGACAAGTACATAGTATACATTATGCTATCTTCAACACAAGTGTAGCTACATCTGTCCCATTATATCACTATTATCATTTCATTAACTGTATTACTCATGCTCTGCCTGTTATCCCCATGATTTACTCATTCCGTCATTGGAGGCCTATATTTCCCActcccccttcacccattttgcccaacaccccatcccctaccctctgacaaccatcaatttgttctctgaatttatagttctgattctactttttgtttattcacttttttagattccatttatgagtggaatcatatggtatttgtctttctcagtctgactaaaaatcctgtttttaatttccattcacTTTCTGGTAACTTCTAACATTTTTACCATGTTTATAGACACTCtgattttaaaggaataattataTCCTTTGCCTACTTTCCCCCCCATgtattaaaaacactttttatcatgataaaaacacttaatatgagatatacctttattttttatttacacagTACAGTATTAGTAACTACAAGCACACATGGTAAAGCAGATGTCTAGAATATCACTCTAATATATCCTTATGCTCAGAATTGgctattatatttattaactgaagaattatttttattaatttatttattaatttttttgtccttataattatttttttattggagttcaatttctttctttttttttttttttggagttcaatttcacacatatagtataacacctagtgctcatcccatcaagtgtcctcctcagcgCCTGTCACCCGGTTATCCCATTCCCCTGCCcgccttcccttccactaccctttgttcgcttcccagagttaggagtctctcatgttttgtcacctattattttaaataaatattcaggttGCATTAAGAAAGTAGCCTTCTGGGggacctcggtggctcagtggttgagtatctgcctttggctcaggtcgtgatcctggggtcctggatcaagtcctgtatcaggctccccgttgggagcctgcttctccctctgcctatgtctctgacttctctgtgtctctcatgaataaataaataaaatctaaaaaaaagtagTCTTCTATCTATGATTAGTAAAATATACTAAGAAAtgaattcatcaaatattttcagGATCTACTgagattaatatatttttcttaattgaatttttaaaagagattttattcatttattcatgagagacacaaaaagagaggctgagacacaggcagagggagaagcaggctcctcaccaggagcCCAGTGCCTGGACTCTGGGAACACgcactgagcagaaggcagatgttcaaccactgagccacctgggcatccctctCACTTGAATGTTGATGGGATtaattatatttgattattttaaaattacaaaccaacttgcattcctagaataaatgCTACTTGGCCCTACAGATAATTTTTGATTAACAAATATCtcaatttatttgatatttttgcaCTGTAAGTAATTAAGTAAGATTGATCTTTGGGCTTTTTTGAGTGTGTATTATACTTGCAACATTTGAAAACAGGTATATGTAATTGTCATAATGTTAGTTGGGAAACACTGCATCTTTTTCTTCGTTCTGATAAATCACAAGACTTACTGTCCTTGAGGACTCAATTACTATGTGCATTAAACTATCCCAGTTCATGGCATATTTGGTAAAGTTTTGATAAAATTACTTAACCCACtcacattttatctctttttttaaaaatcaaagtgaacTTTACCTATTAGTAGAAAACCactaatttcatctttaaaatctgcatttttgtgttcttatattctttttttaaaatattttatttatttattaatgatagagagagagagagagaggcagagacacaggtagagggaaaatcaggctccatgctgggagccctaggtgggactcgatcctgggactcgggctctgggccaaaggcaggtgctaaactgctgagccacccaggggtcccctgtgttcttatattctaaaaatataattgtgtTCTTATATTCTAAACATTGCTGTTCTGTTTCTAAGGGTATTTTTCATAATCTTAAGATTGCAtatttctgtctcctctctttATTAGATTTTTCAACAGTTTATCTCcactttttaacttttcaaaggaCAAACTTTGGTCTATTTACTAATTTACAATCTCtaaataaatttctgcttttaatttgatTTCCTCCCTTCtgtatctattttgttttctagctTATTTGAAAACCcagttaatttattttagttatttattatgGTATAATAATAAGTCTTAATTTTCccttccaaaaatttttaaactgcatATACTGTGTTTTGTCATGTTTGTCATCAGCAGGAATCTGCTGTTTTTCCAAATTCCTGTATTTATTGCTTCATCAGGATATAACTGATACTTAACATTGTgtaaggtatacaatgtgatgatttgatatatgaacgtattgtgaaatgattaccacattaAGATTAATTCACATATCCTTCGCTTCACATAATTACCTTCTgagtgcgtatgtgtgtgtgtaaagacatttaaaatctactcttggcaactttcaagtatttaCTGCAATATTGCTAACTACTGTCACCATGGTGTACATATATCcccttatttgttttataactggaaatttgtgccTTTTAATAATAATCACCATTTCCCCCAACTCCTAGCCCCTGACCACCATGAATCCATTCTCTGTTTCCATTAGTTTGGCTCTTAGACTCTACATatagtgagatcatatagtatctttctttgtctcacttattttacttagcataatgccttcaagatctatccatgttgtttgctgcaaatggcaggattatCTCCTTTGTTGTGGTGAAtgatattcctctgtgtgtgtgtgtgtgcgtgcacgcgcgtgtgtgtgtgtttgtgacattttctttatccattcatccactgatacatttaagttgtttccatgaCTTAGCTATGGTGAATAATGCCACAATGAACATGGGAGAGTAGATATCAACCACACCGCAAAGTTATTAAGTGTGCAGTAGTAAATGAGTGTGAGTAGATATAGTCTGATTTGTTTCagcaaatatggtaaaaaaaaaaaaaacaggaaatatgtCATAAAAAGAGTAACAATAGGAAGTGATGAACCATTACACATTCCAGACTCAGGCTCTGGCCATTCTTCCTAGTGTCTTTATTCTTAGACAACGCAAGGCCCTTCACCTTCCAGCTAAGATCCTGACCttgcctcttttcctttccaaaaggGAGTCTGAAAAACAAACCCAGATTCTGACACTTACAATCAAGAATCTCTCTCCAAGACCACAGCCGGGATTCATTTCTATGGCTGGAGGAAACTGGACAAGAGTTGAGGAATTTATCCTCATGAGCTTCTCTTCTCTACCTACAGAAATACAGTCGTTACTCTTCCTGACATTCCTAATAATCTACCTGGTCACCCTGATGGGAAACACCCTCATCATTCTAGTTACTTTGGCTGACCCCATGCTGCACagtcccatgtacttcttcctcaggAACCTGTCCTTCTTGGAGATTGGCTTCAACCTAGTCATTGTGCCCAAGATGCTGGGGACCCTGCTTGCCTGGGACACAACCATCTCCTTTCTTGGCTGTGCCACACAgatgtatttcttcttcttctttggagTTGATGAATGCTTCCTCCTGGCCACCATGGCATATGACCGCTATGTAGCCATCTGCAGTCCCTTGCACTACCCAGTCATCATGAACCAAAGGACACGTGCCAAATTGGCTGTCGCTTCTTGGTTTCCAGGCTTTCCTGTTGCTACTGTGCAGACCACGTGGCTCTTCAGTTTTCCATTCTGTGGCACCAACAAGGTGAACCACTTCTTCTGTGACAGCCCACCTGTGCTGAGACTGGTCTGTGCAGACACAGCACTGTTTGAAATCTATGCAATTGTTGGAACCATTCTGTTTGTCATGACACCTTGCTTGCTGATCCTGTGCTCCTATACTCGCATTGCTGCTGCCATCCTCAAAATTCCATCAGCTAAAGGGAAGCATAAAGCCTTCTCTACATGCTCCTCTCACCTCCTTGTTGTGTCCCTGTTCTATGTATCTTTAAGCCTCACTTACTTCCGGCCTAAATCCAATAATTCTCCTGAAAGCAAAAAGCTGCTGTCATTGTCCTACACTGTTGTGACTCCCATGTTGAACCCCATCATTTATAGCCTGAGAAATAATGAAGTGAAGAATGCCTTTGGCCGGACCTTCCGTAAGGCTTTAGGCCTTAGAAACTGCATCTCATAGGCattaagaaatgagaataaaGTGTACTGAATGGGGAGCAATCAGTTTCCTATCTGggcttcctctgtctctcttcccatctctgttGGGATGAAACTCAGCTGCTGAATGTCAGTGGGGGTGAAGAGAGCACAGAAGTAGATTAGAACTATTGCTACCACCTGAAAAACTCCTGTGCATTAGTTTTCTTATTGATACAGTGATGTTTTGACATTTCTATCAGCAATCCATTCTACATATTTTTACCTTGTTAATATGTGCCAATGTGACATACACTGGGATAAAATGAAACTGCTTATGGTATGAACTTGGAGACAGTAAAGTCATTTTGGCACTTTATCTTGTTTTGGATCAGTTCAATTTcattcctttgggaaaaaaaacctatagtCCTGTTTACATaatgtattcatttcattttgtccACTTCTGAGGCCGTACTGGTATTTAAGGCTAGTTGGTATTTAACATGCATAGTGGAAAGTGGAAAGTAATCTCCATGCATATTCCTCTATAACCCCAAGAACCTTAATCAGTCCCTTCCTCAGGCTATTTTTCCCAGGTAATATTGTATTGCAAAAAATTATACTCAATATTATCAACTCAACACCAGTAAAGACTTTCCTTATTTGGCTGACAAATAATCTACTTAGAAACGTACTTTGCTTGAAGCCTcatagtcattttttatttttgtgaagaaattcTACTTGAGatattccatttaatattttcagatttttctgttgcttttttgtGAGTTGGAGATAATTTTGATAAGTATTTAACCTAGAGATGTCTACATATATTGTATTCTTTAGCATGgagtatcataaaataataaacacaatgaT is a genomic window of Canis lupus familiaris isolate Mischka breed German Shepherd chromosome 21, alternate assembly UU_Cfam_GSD_1.0, whole genome shotgun sequence containing:
- the OR10A5 gene encoding olfactory receptor 10A2; its protein translation is MAGGNWTRVEEFILMSFSSLPTEIQSLLFLTFLIIYLVTLMGNTLIILVTLADPMLHSPMYFFLRNLSFLEIGFNLVIVPKMLGTLLAWDTTISFLGCATQMYFFFFFGVDECFLLATMAYDRYVAICSPLHYPVIMNQRTRAKLAVASWFPGFPVATVQTTWLFSFPFCGTNKVNHFFCDSPPVLRLVCADTALFEIYAIVGTILFVMTPCLLILCSYTRIAAAILKIPSAKGKHKAFSTCSSHLLVVSLFYVSLSLTYFRPKSNNSPESKKLLSLSYTVVTPMLNPIIYSLRNNEVKNAFGRTFRKALGLRNCIS